Proteins encoded by one window of Myripristis murdjan chromosome 1, fMyrMur1.1, whole genome shotgun sequence:
- the neurl1aa gene encoding E3 ubiquitin-protein ligase NEURL1, which produces MGGQITRNALYDSLGGPFPSTSHRCHHKPKRCLPIQCGGVGGPLAISPLLFHPNAKGSQIIMDLAQKTVKRQASFCNAITFSNRPIALYEQVRLKITKKQCCWSGALRLGFTSKDPSRINPDNLPKYACPDLVSQSGFWAKALPEEFANEGNVIAFWVDKKGRVFYRINESSPMLFFSGVRTAEPLWALIDVYGLTRGVQLLDSEIVPPDCLRPRSFTTVRSSSLRREADDSRLSVSLCDLNLQQEDGGPAHSHAHRHTLHLASASSSSTCPIPQNSLNSQQSSLLPPALESDLHFHQLRGAHIKTLDEQTVARSEHTREERTLVFTDRPLRTGETVFIKVTKSSPARSGSLSYGVTSCDPAMLRPSDLPYNPEALVDRKEFWAVCRVPTPLQSSDILGFLVNQEGEVILSHNGTNVGMQVCVDNSRPLWMFFGLHGAVTQLRILGSTHLGDPRTTSSPSSPSSSPHTPSALGSGSSDPVLNGGMCSAAYCSSAGGTTPNSPVSLPKSPTFPSGHGAWPDECSICYENTVDTVIYACGHMCLCYTCGLKLKKMSNACCPICRRQIKDIIKTYRST; this is translated from the exons ACTCCCTTGGTGGCCCATTCCCATCCACATCCCACCGATGTCACCACAAGCCCAAGCGCTGCCTGCCCATCCAGTGTGGCGGTGTTGGTGGGCCTCTTGCCATCAGCCCACTGCTCTTCCATCCCAATGCCAAAGGTTCCCAAATCATCATGGACCTGGCACAGAAGACTGTCAAGAGACAGGCCAGCTTCTGCAATGCCATCACCTTCAGCAACAGGCCCATAGCGTTGTACGAGCAAGTTCGCCTCAAG ATTACTAAAAAGCAGTGCTGCTGGAGCGGGGCCCTGCGTCTGGGCTTCACCTCCAAAGACCCTTCCAGGATCAACCCGGACAACCTGCCCAAGTACGCGTGCCCCGACCTGGTCTCCCAGAGCGGCTTCTGGGCCAAGGCCCTGCCGGAGGAGTTTGCCAATGAGGGAAACGTCATCGCCTTTTGGGTGGACAAGAAGGGCCGCGTCTTCTACCGCATAAACGAGTCTAGCCCCATGTTGTTCTTCAGTGGGGTTCGTACTGCTGAACCCCTCTGGGCCCTCATCGACGTTTACGGTCTAACCCGTGGAGTGCAGCTGCTAG ACAGTGAGATTGTTCCTCCGGACTGCCTGCGTCCACGCTCCTTCACCACAGTGCGCTCCTCCTCCCTGCGTCGCGAAGCCGACGACTCCCGCCTGTCCGTCAGCTTGTGTGACCTCAACCTGCAGCAGGAGGACggaggccccgcccacagccacgCCCACCGCCACACCCTCCACCTGGcctcggcctcctcctcctccacctgccccATCCCTCAAAACTCCCTCAACTCCCAGCAGTCCTCGCTGCTGCCCCCCGCCCTGGAGAGTGACCTGCACTTCCACCAGCTGCGCGGCGCCCACATCAAGACCCTGGACGAGCAGACGGTGGCGCGCTCGGAGCACACGCGCGAGGAGCGCACCCTGGTCTTCACCGACCGGCCCCTGCGCACCGGAGAGACTGTGTTCATCAAAGTCACCAAGTCCAGCCCGGCGCGCTCAGGCTCGCTGTCCTACGGCGTGACGTCCTGCGACCCGGCCATGCTGCGACCGAGCGACCTGCCCTACAACCCGGAGGCGCTGGTGGACCGAAAGGAGTTCTGGGCCGTGTGCCGGGTGCCCACGCCTCTCCAGAGCAGCGACATCCTCGGCTTCTTGGTGAACCAGGAAGGAGAGGTCATCCTCAGCCACAACGGCACCAACGTGGGCATGCAGGTGTGCGTGGACAACTCGCGCCCGCTCTGGATGTTCTTCGGTCTGCATGGCGCTGTCACTCAGCTGAGAATTCTGG GTTCCACTCATCTCGGGGATCCGCGGACCACCTCCAGCCCCAGCTCGCCCTCCTCATCTCCACACACCCCCAGCGCCCTGGGCAGTGGCAGCTCCGATCCAGTCCTGAATGGAGGGATGTGTTCTGCTGCTTATTGCAGCTCAGCAGGGG GAACAACACCCAATTCACCAGTCAGCCTCCCCAAGTCACCTACGTTCCCATCAGGCCATGGGGCTTGGCCCGATGAGTGCTCTATCTGTTACGAGAACACTGTGGACACGGTCATCTACGCCTGTGGACACATGTGTCTCTGCTACACCTGTGGCCTCAAACTCAAGAAGATGTCCAACGCCTGCTGTCCAATCTGCAGAAGGCAGATCAAAGACATTATCAAGACCTACCGCAGCACGTAA